The proteins below are encoded in one region of Phaseolus vulgaris cultivar G19833 unplaced genomic scaffold, P. vulgaris v2.0 scaffold_23, whole genome shotgun sequence:
- the LOC137817240 gene encoding leucine-rich repeat receptor-like protein kinase PXL1 produces the protein MQNAPSLRVSNTKRATTKMQTHLLFFYCYIGLSLAFTEAAADDELSALLSIKSTLIDPMRHLKDWQFPSNVTQPGSPHCNWTGVGCNFKGFVESLDLSNMNLSGRVSDHIQSLSSLSSFNISCNNFASSLPKSLSNLTSLKNFDVSQNYFTGSFPTGLGRAAGLRLINASTNDFSGFLPEDIGNATLLESLDFRGSYFVSSIPRSFKNLQKLKFLGLSGNNFTGKIPGYLGELTSLETLIIGYNLFEGEIPAEFGNLTSLQYLDLAVGSLSGQIPAELGKLTKLNTIYLYHNNFTGKIPPQLGDITSLAFLDLSDNQISGEIPEELAKLENLKLLNLMTNKLTGRVPEKLGELKNLQVLELWKNSLHGPLPPNLGQNSPLQWLDVSSNVLSGDIPPGLCTTGNLTKLILFNNSFTGSIPSGLANCLSLVRVRIQNNLISGTIPVGFGNLLGLQRLELAKNNLTGKIPTDITSSTSLSFIDVSWNHFESSLPSDILSIPTLQTFTASHNNFGGDIPDEFQDCPSLSVLDLSNTYISGTIPESIASCQKLVNLNLRNNHLTGEIPKSIIRMPTLSVLDLSNNSLTGRIPENIGNCPALELLNLSYNKLEGPVPSNGMLMTINPNDLIGNEGLCGGILPPCSRSMAVTSHRRSSQVRHIIIGFVTGISVILALGAAYFGARCLYNRWHLYNNFFYDWFKQNNEDWPWRLVAFQRISFTSSDILTCMKESNIIGMGGTGIVYKAEIHRPHVTVAVKKLWRSRTDIEDGNDVLREVELLGRLRHRNIVRLLGYVHNERNVMMVYEYMPNGNLGTAVHGEQSARLLVDWVSRYNIALGVAQGLNYLHHDCHPPVIHRDIKSNNILLDANLEARIADFGLARMMIQKNETVSVVAGSYGYIAPEYGYTLKVDEKIDVYSYGVVLLELLTGKMPLDPSIEESTDIVEWIRKKKSNRSLLEALDPAIASQCKHVQEEMLLVLRIALLCTAKLPKERPHMRDVITMLGEAKPRRKSVCHNGGQESSSMEKSTVFTTSPIVSLL, from the exons ATGCAAAATGCACCAAGCTTAAGAGTATCCAACACCAAGAGAGCAACCACCAAAATGCAAACCCACCTGCTGTTCTTCTATTGTTACATTGGTCTCTCACTTGCTTTTACTGAAGCTGCAGCAGATGATGAATTGTCAGCACTTCTCTCAATTAAATCCACTCTCATTGACCCAATGAGGCATCTGAAGGATTGGCAATTTCCAAGCAATGTGACACAACCAGGATCACCCCATTGTAACTGGACTGGAGTTGGTTGCAACTTTAAAGGCTTTGTAGAGAGTCTTGATCTCTCCAACATGAACCTCAGCGGTCGTGTTTCGGACCACATTCAATCTCTTTCAAGTCTGTCTTCTTTCAACATAAGCTGTAACAACTTTGCTTCATCACTGCCCAAATCACTGTCTAACCTCACCTCTCTCAAGAACTTTGATGTGAGCCAGAACTACTTCACTGGCAGCTTCCCCACTGGTCTTGGAAGAGCAGCAGGCTTGAGATTAATCAATGCATCGACCAATGATTTTTCAGGTTTTCTTCCTGAGGATATTGGAAATGCAACCTTACTTGAGAGCCTTGATTTTCGAGGGAGCTACTTTGTGAGTTCAATCCCAAGGAGTTTTAAGAATTTGCAGAAACTCAAGTTTCTGGGCCTTTCAGGCAATAACTTCACAGGGAAGATTCCAGGATATCTCGGTGAACTTACTTCTCTGGAGACACTGATTATTGGATACAATTTATTTGAAGGTGAGATCCCTGCAGAGTTTGGCAACCTGACCAGTCTTCAATACCTTGACTTGGCTGTAGGCAGTCTCAGTGGACAAATTCCAGCTGAATTGGGTAAGCTGACAAAACTCAACACAATTTACTTATACCATAACAACTTCACAGGAAAGATTCCTCCTCAACTTGGAGACATCACTTCACTGGCATTTTTGGACCTCTCTGACAATCAGATCTCCGGAGAGATTCCAGAAGAACTTGCTAAATTGGAAAACCTGAAGCTCCTAAATCTGATGACGAACAAACTAACTGGTCGAGTACCAGAGAAGCTTGGTGAACTGAAAAATTTACAGGTGCTTGAGCTCTGGAAAAATTCCTTACATGGTCCTTTGCCACCAAACCTTGGGCAGAACTCTCCTTTGCAGTGGTTGGATGTATCCTCTAACGTACTATCTGGGGATATCCCTCCAGGTTTGTGTACTACAGGAAATCTCACTAAACTAATCCTCTTCAATAATTCCTTCACTGGTTCCATTCCAAGTGGACTTGCAAATTGTTTGTCTTTGGTGCGTGTTCGGATTCAAAACAATCTTATTTCTGGAACTATTCCAGTTGGCTTTGGAAACCTCCTTGGCCTTCAACGGCTAGAATTGGCAAAGAACAACCTCACGGGGAAAATTCCCACTGATATTACCTCATCCACATCACTCTCTTTCATTGATGTATCTTGGAACCACTTTGAGTCATCTCTACCGTCAGATATTCTTTCTATTCCAACCCTTCAAACCTTCACTGCCTCTCATAACAATTTTGGAGGAGATATCCCAGATGAGTTCCAGGACTGTCCATCTCTCTCTGTATTGGACCTTTCAAACACCTATATTTCTGGCACAATCCCTGAAAGTATTGCTTCTTGTCAAAAATTAGTCAACCTTAACCTTCGAAATAACCACTTGACAGGAGAAATCCCTAAATCAATCATAAGGATGCCCACCTTATCTGTTCTTGATCTGTCCAACAATTCATTGACCGGTAGGATTCCTGAAAACATTGGCAATTGCCCTGCTCTGGAATTGCTGAACTTGTCCTATAACAAACTTGAGGGTCCAGTACCCTCCAATGGGATGTTGATGACCATAAATCCTAATGATCTTATTGGCAATGAAGGTCTCTGTGGAGGCATTCTCCCTCCATGTTCTCGAAGTATGGCTGTGACAAGCCATCGAAGGAGCTCACAAGTCAGACACATCATTATCGGTTTTGTGACTGGCATTTCAGTGATTTTAGCACTTGGTGCAGCATATTTTGGTGCTAGATGTTTATACAATAGATGGCACTTATATAACAACTTCTTCTATGATTGGTTCAAACAGAACAATGAAGATTGGCCCTGGAGACTAGTAGCATTCCAGAGGATCAGCTTCACTAGTAGTGACATCCTGACTTGCATGAAGGAATCTAATATCATAGGAATGGGGGGCACTGGTATCGTTTACAAAGCTGAAATCCATAGACCTCACGTAACCGTAGCAGTGAAGAAACTGTGGAGGTCACGGACAGATATAGAAGATGGCAATGATGTGTTGAGAGAAGTGGAACTCCTAGGGAGACTTAGGCACAGGAATATTGTAAGGCTGTTGGGGTATGTGCACAACGAAAGGAATGTGATGATGGTTTACGAGTACATGCCTAACGGGAATCTTGGAACAGCAGTGCATGGTGAACAATCTGCAAGGTTGCTTGTTGACTGGGTGTCAAGGTACAACATAGCTCTAGGAGTTGCGCAAGGGCTTAACTACCTCCACCATGATTGCCACCCACCAGTTATTCACAGGGATATCAAGTCGAACAACATACTCCTTGACGCAAATCTAGAGGCCAGAATAGCAGACTTCGGGTTGGCAAGGATGATGATTCAAAAGAATGAGACAGTTTCCGTGGTGGCTGGATCATATGGATACATCGCACCAG AATATGGATACACTCTGAAGGTTGACGAGAAGATTGACGTATACAGCTATGGGGTGGTGCTTTTGGAGCTCCTAACTGGCAAAATGCCTTTAGACCCTTCAATTGAAGAATCAACTGACATAGTCGAATGGATACGGAAGAAGAAAAGCAACAGATCCTTGTTAGAAGCACTGGATCCTGCTATAGCTAGTCAGTGCAAACATGTTCAAGAAGAAATGTTGCTTGTACTCCGGATTGCACTTCTATGTACCGCAAAGCTTCCCAAGGAAAGACCACACATGAGAGACGTCATCACAATGCTGGGTGAGGCAAAGCCAAGAAGGAAAAGTGTTTGCCATAATGGGGGTCAAGAAAGCAGTAGCATGGAAAAGTCCACTGTCTTTACCACCTCCCCAATAGTAAGTCTTTTGTAG